A genomic region of Staphylococcus roterodami contains the following coding sequences:
- the spn gene encoding myeloperoxidase inhibitor SPIN — protein sequence MKFKKVLVATAMVGVLATGVVGYGNQADAKVYSQNGLVLHDDANFLEHELSYIDVLLDKNADQATKDNLRSYFADKGLHSIKDIINKAKQDGFDVSKYEHVK from the coding sequence ATGAAATTTAAAAAAGTTTTAGTAGCTACGGCAATGGTAGGTGTATTAGCAACTGGCGTTGTTGGATATGGTAATCAAGCAGATGCGAAAGTTTATTCTCAAAATGGACTCGTACTACATGATGACGCAAACTTCTTAGAACACGAGTTAAGTTATATCGATGTGTTATTAGATAAGAATGCTGACCAAGCTACAAAAGACAACTTAAGATCATACTTCGCCGATAAAGGACTACATTCAATCAAAGACATTATCAACAAAGCTAAACAAGACGGCTTTGATGTTTCAAAATATGAACACGTAAAATAA
- a CDS encoding tandem-type lipoprotein, with product MNNFRKCTLCIGTSVLILLVSGCGGVFDTPKEPKEEQIKKSFAKTLDMYPIKNLEDLYDKEGYRDGEFKKGDKGMWTIYTDFAKSNKPDELNDEGMVLNLDRNTRTAKGHYFVTTFYRNGKLPDEKNYKIEMKNNKIILLDEVKDDKLKQKIENFKFFGQYANLKELKKCNNGDVSINENVPSYDVEYKMSNKDEIVKELRSRYNISTEKSPILKMHIDGDLKGSSVGYRKLEIDFSKRENSKLSVIEFLSYKPAKK from the coding sequence ATGAATAATTTTAGAAAATGTACGTTGTGTATAGGTACGTCGGTCTTAATTCTATTAGTATCAGGTTGCGGTGGCGTATTTGACACTCCTAAAGAACCAAAAGAAGAACAAATCAAAAAGAGCTTTGCGAAAACGTTAGATATGTACCCAATTAAGAATCTCGAGGACTTATATGACAAAGAAGGATATCGAGATGGCGAATTTAAAAAGGGCGACAAAGGAATGTGGACTATATATACAGATTTTGCCAAAAGTAATAAACCGGATGAATTGAATGATGAAGGTATGGTTTTAAATCTGGATAGGAATACTAGAACCGCTAAAGGTCATTATTTTGTTACTACATTTTACCGGAATGGTAAACTACCAGATGAAAAGAATTATAAAATTGAAATGAAAAATAATAAGATTATTTTATTAGATGAAGTAAAAGATGATAAGCTCAAGCAGAAAATAGAAAACTTTAAATTTTTCGGTCAATATGCAAATCTTAAAGAATTGAAAAAATGTAATAATGGTGATGTTTCAATTAATGAAAATGTTCCTAGTTATGATGTTGAATACAAAATGAGCAATAAAGATGAAATAGTTAAGGAATTAAGAAGTCGTTATAATATTTCGACTGAAAAATCACCTATATTAAAAATGCATATTGATGGGGACCTGAAAGGCAGTTCTGTAGGTTATAGAAAGTTAGAAATTGACTTTTCAAAACGTGAAAACAGCAAATTATCAGTCATTGAATTTTTAAGTTATAAACCAGCGAAAAAATAG
- a CDS encoding FKLRK protein, translating to MRENFKLRKMKVGLVSVAITMLYIMTNGQAEASETNQEPSTNQESKAVSQTEQNSKETKTAESSKNFVNLDPIKPGAQKVTGTTLPNQLILLSIDKKDVSSVDSGTSDFVMSKGDGTFEYPLNDRKIVHNQEIEVTSSSMDGLYDEEDEEVEESSTEKASVEEESTDAKATYTTPRYEKAYKIPNEQLNKENGHHQVFIEPITEGTGIIKGHTSVKGKVALSINNKFINFETNANGGPNKEEAKSGSEGIWMPIDEKGYFNFDFKTKRFDNLELKEGNDISLTFAPDDEEDEALKPLIFKTKVTSLKDIDKAETKYDHTKVNKVKVLKDVKEDLHVDDIYGSLYHTEKGKGILDKEGTKVIKGKTKFANAVVKVDSELGEGQEFPDMQVDEKGEFSFDVDQAGFRLHNGETLNFTVVDPITGELLHKGFVSKNIDIYESPEEKADREFDERMENTPAYHKLHGDKIVGYDTNGFPITWFYPLGEKKVERTTPKLEK from the coding sequence ATGAGGGAAAATTTTAAATTACGTAAAATGAAAGTCGGTTTAGTATCTGTTGCAATTACTATGTTATATATCATGACAAATGGACAAGCAGAGGCATCAGAAACCAATCAGGAGCCAAGTACAAATCAAGAATCAAAAGCTGTTTCACAGACTGAACAAAATTCAAAAGAAACAAAAACGGCAGAGTCTTCTAAGAACTTTGTTAATTTAGATCCTATCAAACCAGGAGCTCAAAAAGTAACAGGTACTACATTACCGAATCAATTGATTTTATTAAGTATTGATAAAAAAGATGTGAGTTCGGTTGATAGTGGAACAAGTGATTTTGTTATGTCTAAAGGAGATGGAACATTTGAATATCCTTTAAATGATCGAAAGATAGTACATAATCAAGAGATAGAAGTAACGTCATCTTCAATGGATGGCTTGTACGACGAAGAGGATGAAGAAGTGGAAGAATCCTCAACTGAAAAAGCAAGTGTTGAGGAAGAAAGTACAGATGCTAAGGCTACATATACAACACCACGATATGAAAAAGCGTATAAAATACCGAATGAACAGTTAAATAAAGAAAATGGACATCACCAAGTTTTCATTGAACCTATTACTGAAGGAACAGGTATTATTAAAGGTCATACATCTGTAAAAGGAAAAGTTGCTTTATCTATAAATAATAAATTCATTAATTTTGAAACAAATGCTAATGGTGGTCCAAATAAAGAAGAAGCGAAATCTGGATCAGAAGGTATCTGGATGCCTATTGATGAAAAAGGTTACTTTAACTTTGACTTCAAAACAAAACGTTTTGATAACTTAGAGTTAAAAGAAGGTAATGATATTTCATTAACATTTGCACCTGATGATGAAGAAGACGAAGCATTAAAACCTTTAATTTTCAAAACTAAAGTAACAAGTCTAAAAGATATTGATAAAGCAGAAACTAAATACGACCATACTAAAGTTAACAAAGTAAAGGTCTTGAAAGATGTTAAAGAAGATTTACATGTAGATGATATTTATGGTAGCTTGTATCATACAGAAAAGGGTAAAGGTATTCTTGATAAAGAAGGTACTAAAGTAATTAAAGGGAAAACTAAATTCGCAAATGCAGTTGTGAAGGTAGACTCTGAACTAGGTGAAGGTCAAGAATTTCCTGATATGCAAGTCGATGAAAAAGGTGAATTCAGCTTTGATGTAGATCAAGCCGGTTTTAGATTACATAATGGGGAAACACTAAACTTTACTGTAGTTGATCCTATTACAGGTGAGCTATTACATAAAGGATTTGTTTCTAAAAACATAGATATTTATGAATCTCCTGAAGAAAAAGCTGATCGTGAGTTTGACGAAAGAATGGAAAACACGCCAGCATATCATAAATTACATGGCGATAAAATTGTTGGTTATGATACTAACGGATTCCCGATTACTTGGTTCTATCCATTAGGTGAAAAGAAAGTTGAACGTACAACACCTAAATTAGAAAAATAA
- a CDS encoding superantigen-like protein SSL11: protein MKLKNIAKASLALGILTTGMITTTAQPVKASEQSRLSVTSKDTQELKTYYTGTGISLQNVSGYREKDKMNIIDGPQLNVVTLLGTDKERFKDDEDYDGLDVFVVREGSGKQADNISIGGITKTNESKYRDTVKHVNMLIYRNTSHNTTTVKSVFHDIYKEEISLKELDFKLRKQLIENHDLYKTEPKDSKIKVTMENGDYYTFELNKKLQEHRMGDVIDGTKIKEINVELN from the coding sequence ATGAAATTAAAAAATATTGCTAAAGCAAGTTTAGCACTTGGGATTTTAACAACAGGGATGATTACAACTACTGCTCAGCCAGTAAAAGCAAGTGAGCAAAGCAGATTATCAGTTACTTCAAAAGATACACAAGAATTAAAAACGTATTATACTGGAACTGGAATTAGTCTTCAAAACGTAAGTGGTTATAGAGAAAAGGATAAGATGAACATTATTGATGGACCACAACTTAACGTAGTTACATTACTTGGCACAGACAAAGAAAGATTTAAAGACGATGAAGATTATGATGGACTAGATGTATTTGTTGTAAGAGAAGGATCAGGTAAACAAGCAGATAATATATCAATTGGTGGAATTACAAAAACAAATGAAAGCAAATATAGAGACACTGTTAAACATGTAAATATGTTGATTTATAGAAATACAAGTCATAATACTACTACTGTAAAATCGGTATTCCATGACATATATAAAGAAGAAATATCGTTGAAGGAATTAGATTTTAAATTAAGAAAACAATTAATTGAAAATCATGATCTTTATAAGACTGAACCTAAAGACAGTAAAATTAAAGTTACTATGGAAAATGGTGATTATTATACTTTTGAATTAAATAAAAAATTACAAGAACACCGAATGGGTGATGTAATAGATGGTACTAAAATAAAAGAAATTAATGTTGAATTAAACTAA
- a CDS encoding tandem-type lipoprotein, with translation MEYLKKFALYISILILIVIVAGCGKSDERKEDSKEAQIKKSFAKTLDMYPIKNLEDLYDKEGYRDGEFEKDDKGMWTIYTDFAKNNRPGVLDNEGMILNLDRNTRTAKGYYFVDTIYDNHENSYSKNYRVEMKNNKIILLDNVEDQKLKERIENFKFFGQYADFKSLKSYNNGDVSINSNVPSYDAKFKMSNKDENVKQLRSRYNIPTDKAPILKMHIDGDLKGSSVGYKKLEIDFSKEENSELSVVDSLNFQPAKKNKGDE, from the coding sequence ATGGAATATCTAAAAAAGTTTGCATTGTACATAAGTATCTTGATTTTAATAGTTATTGTAGCAGGTTGTGGCAAAAGTGATGAAAGAAAAGAAGATTCAAAAGAAGCACAAATCAAAAAGAGCTTTGCGAAAACGTTAGATATGTACCCAATTAAGAATCTCGAGGATTTATACGACAAAGAAGGATATCGAGATGGAGAGTTTGAAAAAGACGACAAAGGGATGTGGACGATATACACAGATTTCGCCAAAAATAATAGACCAGGTGTATTAGATAATGAAGGTATGATTTTAAATTTGGATAGAAATACACGTACGGCCAAGGGATATTATTTTGTAGATACTATATATGACAATCATGAAAACTCTTATAGTAAAAATTATAGAGTTGAGATGAAAAACAATAAAATTATTTTATTAGACAATGTGGAAGATCAAAAACTTAAAGAAAGAATAGAAAACTTTAAATTTTTCGGACAATATGCTGATTTCAAGAGTTTGAAAAGTTACAACAATGGCGACGTTTCAATTAATAGTAATGTTCCAAGTTATGACGCGAAATTTAAAATGAGTAATAAAGATGAAAATGTTAAGCAATTAAGAAGCCGTTATAACATTCCTACTGATAAAGCTCCAATATTAAAAATGCACATTGATGGGGACTTAAAAGGCAGTTCCGTTGGATATAAAAAGTTAGAAATAGACTTTTCAAAAGAAGAAAATAGCGAATTATCAGTAGTCGATTCACTAAATTTTCAACCTGCCAAAAAAAATAAAGGTGATGAATGA
- a CDS encoding tandem-type lipoprotein yields the protein MGNLKCFALYISVMILIFTIAGCGKGNETKEGSKEEQIKKSFAKTLDMYPIKNLEDLYDKEGYRDGEFKKGDKGTWVISSVMVKQPKGEIMKSRGMYLFLNRNTRTAKGYFIVDETSNDTLKKTEDKEKRYPVKMVNNKIVPIDPINDEGVKKEIENFKFFSQYGDFKELKNYKNGEVSYNSEAPIYSAKYQLKNNDYNVKQLRKRYDIPTEKAPKLLLKGTGDLKGSSIGHKDIEFTFVENQEENIFFTDSLEFTPSEDY from the coding sequence ATGGGGAATTTAAAATGTTTTGCATTGTACATAAGCGTTATGATTTTAATATTTACGATAGCAGGTTGTGGCAAAGGTAATGAAACAAAAGAAGGTTCAAAAGAAGAACAAATCAAAAAGAGCTTTGCGAAAACGTTAGATATGTATCCAATTAAGAATCTCGAGGACTTATATGACAAAGAAGGATATCGAGATGGTGAATTTAAAAAGGGAGATAAGGGGACGTGGGTTATCAGTTCAGTAATGGTTAAACAGCCAAAAGGTGAAATTATGAAATCAAGAGGGATGTATCTATTTTTAAATAGAAATACAAGAACCGCAAAAGGATATTTTATTGTAGATGAAACAAGTAATGATACTTTAAAAAAGACAGAGGATAAAGAAAAACGTTATCCAGTAAAGATGGTGAATAATAAAATAGTACCTATTGATCCAATTAATGATGAAGGTGTAAAAAAAGAAATAGAAAATTTTAAGTTTTTCTCACAATATGGTGATTTTAAAGAATTAAAAAATTATAAAAATGGAGAGGTTTCATACAATTCTGAAGCCCCTATCTACTCAGCAAAATATCAACTGAAAAATAATGATTATAATGTAAAGCAATTACGTAAAAGATATGATATACCAACAGAAAAGGCTCCCAAATTGTTGTTGAAAGGTACTGGAGATTTAAAAGGTTCATCAATCGGACATAAGGACATTGAGTTTACATTCGTGGAGAATCAAGAAGAGAATATATTTTTTACTGATAGTTTAGAGTTTACCCCAAGTGAGGACTATTAG